The Thiovulum sp. ES sequence GGCTTGAAGTTTTAGCCAAGTTTTATGTTCATATGCTGGATAACCAGAGAGATATAAACCACTCTTTTTTATGTTTTTTGTAACTCCAGTTTTCCCTGTGATTGTTGTGAATGGTGCAATGCTTAAGTGTCCAGAAACAGCACTTTGTCCGCCCATAACTACATTTCTACCAAGCTTACTTGAACCTGCAACACCACTTTGAGAAACAAGAACAGAACCTTCCCCAATTTCACAATTGTGTCCAATCTGAACAAGATTATCTATTCGACAACCTTTCCGAACAATTGTAGAGTTAAAAACAGCCCGATCAACTGTGCTATTTGCCCCAATTTCAACATCGTCTTCAATAACGACATTTCCATTTTGGTGAATTTTTATATGCTCTCCAAACTCATTTGTTGCAAATCCAAAACCATCACTACCAATAACAGATCCGCTATGAATTATAACACTTTTTCCTATAACAGATTCTTTGTAAATTGTAACATTTGGATAAATTAAAGAGTTTTCACCAATCTCTACACCGTCGCCAATATATGAGTTGTGCATAATTTTTGCACCCTTTCCAACAACAACACCAGAACCTAAAAAAACATTTTCGGCAATTTCACAATTTTCACCAACTTCTGGAGAGACCCTATCTTTCTGATCAATTTCTACTGGAGATGAGAAAAATCCTGAAATTTTTGCAAGAGCTAAATATGGATTTTCAATAACAATTGGAATTACATTTTCTGGCACAGATTCTAAATTCTCTCTTGAAATAAGAACCGCAGAAACTTCTGTATTTTTTAAATCTTTAAGATAGTTTGAATTTTGTAAAAAAGAGAGTTCCCCTTTTTTACCACTTTGGAGAGAATTTAATTTTAAAATTTCAATATCTTCTCCAGAAAACTCAAAATCCAATTTTTTTGCAATTTCTGAAAGTAGCATAAATTCCTCATGTTTTGAAAAAAATTCTATCAAATTATTAAAACATATTTGAAATTAGATTTTTGTATTTCTGATGAGGTAGAGCATTTTTCCAATTTCAAGTGTCTTGTCTCCGCTTTTGCCACTTTTCAGTCGTAAATCCTCTTTTGCAGTTAAATATAGCATTTGAGCAATTTTTTGTAGTGAAAACTTTTTTGCAAAAACTATTTTTTGATTTTCAATTTCAGGAGGTAATTTTCGACCGAGAACAGAGAGAGAATCTAAACTTTTTTGCAATTCCAGAGAGGAACGAAATAAATAAATATCATGTAAATTTCTTTGCAAGATGGATAAAAATTCAATTTGATCAATTTCAAACTCTTCTAAAAGCTGAATACTCTTTTTCCAATCTCCAGTTTTAAAAAAGTGATTTGCAATTTTATCGCCTTCGATTTCACCACTTTTTGAAACAACATTTTCAATTCCAATTTCTCGAACATTCTCAATTCCAAGATTTGAAATTTTTTGTAATTCGCCGTAGATTTGAGACAAATCGCCACTTTTCAAATAGTATATTTTTTGGATCTCTTCAGGATTTAAAATTACATCTGCTTTTTGACTCTCTTCAAAGATAAATTGAAAACTTTCATTGTAATCAGGTTTAAAAAAACGAGCAAAATTATCTCCAAAAGCTTTTTGGACTTCTCGACCATCGCCATAAAAAAGATAAAGTAGAAAATTGTCAGTTTTTGAAATCAATTTTCGTAACTCTTTCAAGTCTGAATTTGGAATTTTATTTTCAGATTTAAGAACAAGAAGAGTTTTATCGCCAAAAAGCGAACCGCCTGAAAGAGTTGAACGAGCCGTTTGAAATTGATACTCAAAAGAGTAAATAACTTCGACCTCATCGGCATTATAATAATTTTTGATTTTCTCATAATAGTAATCGATGAAAAAGTTTTCACCAAAAAGCATCAAATCTCTTGGCAAATTCCCATCTATCATAATTTTTTCTAAACCCTGTCTATACATTTTTTATCTCAATCCATTTATTAAAACTTTTCGGAATTAGTGAAAGTGTTTCGCTTAAAAAAGAGTTTCCTTTTGAAATATCATCTCCCCGCAAAAGAATCTCAAATTTCCATTTTTTATCAACTTTTTCAACAGAACCGACATCAGAATATAAAATTTCTAAATCTGAAAAAAAGTGAATATAGAGACTCAAGTGATTCAGAATTTCCTCACCCCGTTTCTGATTGCTATGAGAAATCTCAATTAAATAGATATGTCGAAAAGGTGGAAAACTATTTTTGCGATGCCCCAACTCAAATTTTATAAAATCTTCATAATCCTTTAAAAAACTTGAATACAAATCTCTGTATTGTGTCTGTAAAATTGTCTCCCCGAATCCACTACGACCGCTTCTTCCAGCAATTTGATAAATAAGCGAAATACTGTTTTCAAAAGATTGAAAATCATGCAAATTAATCAAGAAATCAATTCCAACAATAACAGAAAGTGATACATTTGGATAATCATGACCTTTTGAAATCATCTGAGTTCCAACAAGAATTTGAGTCTTTCCACTCCTAAAATCGTTTAAAATATTCTGTAGTTCGCCCTCTTTTTTTGTTTTATCACTATCAAGATTTGCAATTTCTGTTTTTGGAAAAAACTCTTTTAGGCGATTTGCAATTTCAACTGTTCCTAATTTTGAAGAGCGAATTTCATCACTTCCGCACTCATCACATTTTTCTGGAATTTCACCAATAAATCCACAGCGATTGCATTTCAATTTTTCATCTTTTGAGTAGAGAGATAATTTAATTGTGCAATTTGGACACTCGAAATTTTTTCCGCAACTCATACAGGTCAAAGATTTAAAATTTCCACGAATTGGAACAAAAACAATAACTTGCTCACTCTTGTTTATTTTTTCAGAAATCTTTTGAACAATAGTGGGACTCACTTCATCGTGATATTTGTCAAAAATAAATTTTCGTGGATGTTCTGTTTTTAATCTAAAAGTTGGAAATTTGTGATAGCTTCGTAGTGATGGAGTTGCACTACCAAGAATAGTTTTTATGCCTAACTCTTTTCCAAGATAAATCGCCATATCTCGAACTGAAAATTTCACTCCATCATTCAAAAAATAGCTACTACTATGTTCTTCATCAACAATTATTAATTTTAAATTTTGGAAGGGAAGAAAGAGTGCAGAAACAGTTCCGACAACAATTTTAACTTCACCAGAAACTATTTTTTCTTGTATTTCACTTTTTCTTTTAGTAATTTTAGAGTGCCAACTCTCAACAAAATATCCAAAGAAATCTTTTAGTCGTCTTTCAGTCTGTGGAATAAGATTTATTTCAGGAATTAAAAAAACGACATCACCTCCTTCTTCTAAAATTTTTGAAATTGCTCTTTTGTAAATTCGTGTTTTTCCTGTTCCTGTATCTCCAAAAAGAAGTGCCGTTTTCTCTTTCCAAATTTCATTAAAAACTTTTTCTTGACTTGAGTTTAAATCTACAATTGAGCGATGAGGTCGAGGCGAATTATTATAATTTATTGGGTGTCGTGGAAAGAATTTTAAAACTGATGATAGTGAGTTGAAGTAGTAATTTTTTATAAAAATAGCCGTTTTAAAATATTGAAAAGGTAAATGAGTATCTAAAACCATATTTATTGGTAGAATTTTTGAAATATCAAATTTTATATCTTTTTCTGTAACTTTTCTGTAAATAATTCCGTCGTGGAGTTTCCCTAAAATAGGAACTGTTACATATCGATATAGTTCTAAATCTCCATTCCAAAAATAGGTTAAAACAGTGTCTCGATTGAGCGGAATCACCTCATAATATTGTCTCAAAAAATCCCTTTTTCACTTAGATCGTCTAACTCCTATCTTTCTTTTTTTAATTAGCTACGAAAAGTTTTATATTATTTGTTACGATTTTAAAAAATATAAAAAAGGGATTATCT is a genomic window containing:
- a CDS encoding UDP-3-O-(3-hydroxymyristoyl) glucosamine N-acyltransferase (PFAM: UDP-3-O-[3-hydroxymyristoyl] glucosamine N-acyltransferase, LpxD; Bacterial transferase hexapeptide (three repeats)~TIGRFAM: UDP-3-O-[3-hydroxymyristoyl] glucosamine N-acyltransferase), encoding MLLSEIAKKLDFEFSGEDIEILKLNSLQSGKKGELSFLQNSNYLKDLKNTEVSAVLISRENLESVPENVIPIVIENPYLALAKISGFFSSPVEIDQKDRVSPEVGENCEIAENVFLGSGVVVGKGAKIMHNSYIGDGVEIGENSLIYPNVTIYKESVIGKSVIIHSGSVIGSDGFGFATNEFGEHIKIHQNGNVVIEDDVEIGANSTVDRAVFNSTIVRKGCRIDNLVQIGHNCEIGEGSVLVSQSGVAGSSKLGRNVVMGGQSAVSGHLSIAPFTTITGKTGVTKNIKKSGLYLSGYPAYEHKTWLKLQAKIAKFFKG
- a CDS encoding DNA polymerase III, delta subunit (PFAM: DNA polymerase III, delta subunit) produces the protein MYRQGLEKIMIDGNLPRDLMLFGENFFIDYYYEKIKNYYNADEVEVIYSFEYQFQTARSTLSGGSLFGDKTLLVLKSENKIPNSDLKELRKLISKTDNFLLYLFYGDGREVQKAFGDNFARFFKPDYNESFQFIFEESQKADVILNPEEIQKIYYLKSGDLSQIYGELQKISNLGIENVREIGIENVVSKSGEIEGDKIANHFFKTGDWKKSIQLLEEFEIDQIEFLSILQRNLHDIYLFRSSLELQKSLDSLSVLGRKLPPEIENQKIVFAKKFSLQKIAQMLYLTAKEDLRLKSGKSGDKTLEIGKMLYLIRNTKI
- a CDS encoding primosomal protein N'' (PFAM: Helicase conserved C-terminal domain; DEAD/DEAH box helicase~TIGRFAM: primosomal protein N') yields the protein MRQYYEVIPLNRDTVLTYFWNGDLELYRYVTVPILGKLHDGIIYRKVTEKDIKFDISKILPINMVLDTHLPFQYFKTAIFIKNYYFNSLSSVLKFFPRHPINYNNSPRPHRSIVDLNSSQEKVFNEIWKEKTALLFGDTGTGKTRIYKRAISKILEEGGDVVFLIPEINLIPQTERRLKDFFGYFVESWHSKITKRKSEIQEKIVSGEVKIVVGTVSALFLPFQNLKLIIVDEEHSSSYFLNDGVKFSVRDMAIYLGKELGIKTILGSATPSLRSYHKFPTFRLKTEHPRKFIFDKYHDEVSPTIVQKISEKINKSEQVIVFVPIRGNFKSLTCMSCGKNFECPNCTIKLSLYSKDEKLKCNRCGFIGEIPEKCDECGSDEIRSSKLGTVEIANRLKEFFPKTEIANLDSDKTKKEGELQNILNDFRSGKTQILVGTQMISKGHDYPNVSLSVIVGIDFLINLHDFQSFENSISLIYQIAGRSGRSGFGETILQTQYRDLYSSFLKDYEDFIKFELGHRKNSFPPFRHIYLIEISHSNQKRGEEILNHLSLYIHFFSDLEILYSDVGSVEKVDKKWKFEILLRGDDISKGNSFLSETLSLIPKSFNKWIEIKNV